The Corynebacterium poyangense genome includes a window with the following:
- a CDS encoding S9 family peptidase, with protein MAEHPQAPSAKKEPVIRSFHGREFVDNYEWLRQKDAPETRAYLEAENTYTETVMKPLEGMRENIFQEIRSRIKETDMSVPQRMEDYWYYGRTKEGSEYGFSCRVRAAEGKDRWVPPQIPEDGSPAEGEEVLLDLNALAEGEEFFSLGASSITTSGRLLAYSTDTVGDERFELVIKNLETGELLEDRLHNVFYGATWAGEEYLFYTTVDDAWRPDKVWRHRIGTPQEEDVCVYHEPDEKFGVDIGSSRSQKWLMIASASKLTSEVRVCDMSTPEGEFRVLWERESGVEYDVDHAIVGGEDRWLVIHNATGPNSAVAESPITWPLAPLKELHELVPHRDEVRIESIEPYASFLVLGYRRGAIPRTAIMKLSERGYTSFQELEFEEELYSCGASGGPEWEVPFVFISYSSFTVPTQVFQENIATGDRVLVKAQEVRGGYNPQDYTATRLWSTAPDGTKIPVSLIHSADLDLSQGPHPTVLYGYGAYEASRDPGFSVSLLSMMQRGVIFAIAHVRGGGEMGRRWYEEGRLLHKRNTFTDFIAVADDLIAQKITSPETMAAYGGSAGGLLMGAVANMAPDRFCAIHAAVPFVDALTSILKPELPLTVPEWEEWGDPYHDPEVYDYMASYSPYENVSTQNYPDILATTSLNDTRVLYVEPAKWIAKLRDTATGGEFLLKTEMVAGHGGVSGRYQAWRQTAYEYAWLIHKITGVVD; from the coding sequence ATGGCTGAACATCCACAGGCGCCGAGTGCGAAAAAAGAACCGGTCATTCGTAGTTTTCATGGTAGGGAGTTTGTTGATAATTATGAGTGGCTGAGGCAGAAAGATGCCCCGGAGACTCGGGCGTATCTTGAAGCCGAGAACACCTATACCGAAACTGTGATGAAACCCCTGGAAGGTATGCGGGAAAATATTTTCCAGGAAATCCGTTCTCGGATTAAAGAAACCGATATGTCGGTACCGCAACGCATGGAGGATTATTGGTACTACGGTCGGACCAAAGAAGGCTCTGAATACGGGTTTAGTTGTCGGGTGCGCGCTGCTGAAGGCAAAGACCGTTGGGTGCCTCCGCAGATTCCGGAGGATGGTTCTCCTGCTGAAGGCGAAGAAGTGTTGCTTGATCTCAACGCGTTAGCGGAGGGGGAAGAGTTTTTCAGTTTGGGTGCTTCTTCTATCACTACATCTGGGCGTTTACTGGCTTACTCCACAGACACCGTCGGCGATGAGCGTTTTGAGTTGGTGATTAAAAACCTGGAGACCGGGGAGCTATTGGAGGATCGCCTCCACAATGTGTTTTATGGAGCTACCTGGGCTGGGGAGGAATACCTCTTTTACACCACGGTGGATGACGCGTGGCGCCCTGATAAGGTCTGGCGTCATCGCATCGGAACCCCCCAAGAAGAGGATGTGTGTGTTTACCATGAACCCGATGAAAAGTTTGGGGTGGATATTGGTTCCAGTCGTTCACAGAAATGGTTGATGATTGCCTCGGCGTCGAAACTGACCAGTGAAGTGCGAGTATGTGATATGTCTACCCCCGAGGGGGAGTTTCGGGTGCTCTGGGAACGAGAATCCGGGGTGGAGTATGACGTTGACCACGCCATTGTTGGTGGAGAAGATCGCTGGTTGGTGATACATAACGCCACCGGACCAAATTCCGCGGTCGCAGAGTCTCCGATCACCTGGCCATTAGCTCCGCTCAAGGAACTCCATGAATTAGTTCCTCACCGTGACGAGGTCCGTATTGAATCCATTGAACCCTATGCTTCCTTCCTGGTGTTGGGGTATCGTCGCGGGGCTATTCCCCGAACCGCAATCATGAAACTCTCTGAGCGTGGCTACACCAGTTTCCAGGAGTTGGAATTTGAGGAAGAGCTCTATAGCTGCGGTGCTAGCGGAGGGCCGGAATGGGAAGTTCCCTTCGTCTTTATTTCCTACTCCTCTTTTACGGTTCCCACGCAGGTGTTCCAAGAAAACATCGCTACGGGTGACCGAGTTTTAGTCAAAGCTCAAGAGGTACGCGGAGGCTATAATCCCCAGGACTACACTGCCACCCGGTTGTGGAGTACTGCACCCGACGGCACCAAGATCCCGGTATCGCTTATCCACTCCGCAGATCTCGACCTAAGCCAAGGCCCTCACCCCACCGTGCTCTACGGCTATGGCGCCTACGAAGCCTCCCGCGATCCCGGTTTTTCCGTCTCCTTGCTCTCCATGATGCAGCGCGGTGTGATTTTCGCTATCGCTCACGTTCGCGGCGGCGGAGAAATGGGCCGACGCTGGTATGAGGAAGGAAGACTACTTCATAAACGCAACACCTTTACTGACTTCATCGCCGTAGCTGATGATCTCATTGCCCAAAAAATCACTAGCCCTGAGACGATGGCTGCCTATGGTGGATCAGCCGGCGGACTGTTGATGGGGGCGGTAGCGAATATGGCACCGGACCGATTCTGCGCTATCCATGCGGCCGTTCCTTTTGTGGATGCGTTAACGAGCATCCTTAAACCTGAGCTGCCGTTGACTGTGCCGGAATGGGAAGAGTGGGGAGACCCCTATCATGACCCCGAGGTCTATGACTATATGGCTAGCTACTCCCCCTATGAAAATGTGAGCACCCAAAACTATCCCGACATTTTGGCCACTACCTCGCTTAACGACACCCGAGTGCTATATGTGGAACCGGCCAAATGGATTGCCAAACTCCGGGACACCGCCACCGGAGGGGAATTCCTCCTCAAAACGGAAATGGTGGCCGGGCACGGTGGGGTTTCGGGTCGTTATCAAGCGTGGCGGCAAACCGCCTATGAATACGCCTGGTTGATCCATAAGATCACCGGTGTGGTGGATTAG
- a CDS encoding aminotransferase class IV produces the protein MIIDSWLISRPSVDSPPKIAGLAHHLHRFRRSVEEFYARRLPDDFLTHVHKECLNAPVGQWFPRVEATATTQDFRWRRSPQRRTHTRLLVRDFPDDPRRYPHFKGPDLPTLQVLRTQAQEAGVDDVLMCVSGMVCETTTAAVVLRTEDVLVIPEAPRLSSVTEELLLAGEIRHADLRWGKVEQRPIEMTEITQPHHQLWALNSLHGITPVTLCAGNFL, from the coding sequence ATGATTATTGATTCCTGGTTGATTTCTCGCCCTTCGGTTGACTCCCCGCCTAAGATCGCGGGACTAGCTCACCACCTTCACCGTTTTCGTCGCAGTGTGGAGGAGTTTTATGCTCGACGCCTACCCGACGATTTTCTTACTCACGTCCACAAAGAATGTCTCAACGCTCCGGTCGGGCAGTGGTTTCCCCGGGTGGAAGCAACCGCAACAACCCAGGATTTTCGGTGGCGGCGCAGTCCTCAGCGTCGTACTCACACTCGTTTGCTAGTGCGCGATTTCCCCGACGATCCCCGCCGATATCCACACTTTAAAGGGCCTGATTTGCCGACATTGCAGGTGCTGCGCACCCAGGCGCAAGAGGCCGGGGTTGATGATGTGTTGATGTGTGTGTCCGGAATGGTATGTGAAACTACCACCGCTGCGGTGGTGCTGCGTACTGAGGATGTTCTCGTGATTCCTGAGGCACCTCGCTTGTCCTCAGTCACTGAGGAGCTTCTGCTGGCTGGGGAGATTAGACACGCTGATCTGCGGTGGGGGAAAGTAGAACAGCGTCCCATTGAGATGACCGAGATTACTCAACCTCATCACCAGCTATGGGCATTGAATTCCCTGCATGGGATCACGCCGGTGACGTTGTGTGCCGGGAATTTTCTATAG